From Triticum aestivum cultivar Chinese Spring chromosome 4A, IWGSC CS RefSeq v2.1, whole genome shotgun sequence, a single genomic window includes:
- the LOC123084704 gene encoding pseudouridine-5'-phosphate glycosidase has protein sequence MSKAPPREDPSPTGVAVSPEVEAALASGGAVVALESTIICHGMPYPKNLQTAMEVEAIVRENGAVPATIAILNGVPHVGLNSEQLKNLAISGSQFQKTARRDIAQVVASGGNGATTVSATMFFAHKVGIPIFVTGGIGGVHRYGEKTMDISSDLTELGKTPVAVISAGVKSILDIARTLEYLETQGVTVAAYRTNEFPAFFTETSGCKVPCRVDSPEECAKIIYANQNMHLGSGILIAVPVPKQHAASGKVIESAIQQSLKEADDKKIIGNAITPFILDRVKVLTGGSSLEANIALVKNNALTGAKIAVALSDLRKRVTNRPVRSAL, from the exons ATGTCGAAGGCGCCGCCGCGGGAAGACCCGTCGCCGACAGGCGTCGCGGTGTCTCCGGAGGTCGAGGCCGCGCTCGCGAGCGGCGGGGCGGTCGTCGCCCTCGAGTCCACCATCATCTGCCACG GCATGCCCTACCCGAAGAACCTCCAGACGGCCATGGAGGTGGAGGCCATCGTCAGGGAGAACGGCGCTGTTCCTGCCACCATAGCCATTCTGAACGGCGTGCCACATGTTG GGCTTAACAGTGAACAGCTGAAGAACTTGGCTATAAGCGGAAGTCAGTTTCAGAAGACAGCTAGAAGAGATATCGCGCAAGTT GTTGCGTCAGGCGGCAATGGTGCTACGACAGTCTCTGCCACCATGTTTTTTGCTCATAAG GTTGGTATACCAATTTTTGTGACTGGGGGAATTGGAGGCGTACACAGATACGGTGAAAAAA CCATGGATATCTCATCTGACTTAACTGAACTTGGAAAGACTCCTGTGGCTGTTATTTCAGCCGGTGTGAAGTCCATTTTGGATATCGCACGGACGCTCGAGTACTTG GAAACTCAAGGGGTAACCGTTGCTGCTTACAGAACCAACGAATTTCCAGCTTTCTTCACAGAAACCAGTGGATGTAAG GTGCCATGTCGCGTTGATTCTCCAGAAGAGTGTGCGAAGATAATAT ATGCAAACCAGAATATGCATCTAGGATCTGGAATTCTTATTGCAGTGCCAGTTCCCAAGCAACATGCAGCCTCAGGAAAGGTTATAGAGTCTGCAATACAGCAATCCCTCAAGGAAGCAGA TGATAAAAAGATAATAGGAAATGCAATCACCCCCTTCATCCTTGACAGAGTGAAAGTACTAACTGGAGGATCTTCATTGGAAGCCA ACATTGCACTTGTGAAGAACAATGCTCTCACTGGTGCTAAAATTGCTGTAGCCCTTTCAGATCTTCGCAAGAGAGTAACAAACA GGCCTGTGAGGTCTGCGCTATAA
- the LOC123084703 gene encoding pentatricopeptide repeat-containing protein At1g09900 — MATQRPLSSGLHDALALTTAPPPPRLAMLAPPNSQMLTSSLPPPTLPAPGSKPATKPKPAAAASVSAAATAPLDAGGSGRLSALIRSLCAAGRTADAARALDTAGDAAGIVAYNAMVAGYCRAGQVAAARRLAAAVPVPPNAYTYFPIVRGLCARGLITDALTVLDEMSLRGCAATPPMSHVILEAACRGGGFRSAVRALEALHARGCTLDSGNCNLVVSAICEQGCVDEGVELLRKLPSFGCEPDIVSYNAVLKGLCMAKRWEDVEELMHEMVRVDCPPNVATFNTLIAYLCRNGLYEQVHEALSQMSQHGCTPDLRMYATIIDGICKDGHHEVANDILSRMPSYGLKPNVVCYNTVLKGLCSAERWEEAEDLLAEMFQKDCPLDDVTFNILVDFFCQNGLVDRAIELLEQMLEYGCMPDVITYTTVINGFCKEGLVDEAVMLLKSMSTCGCKPNTISYTIVLKGLCRAERWVDAEELISHMIQQGCLPNPVTFNTLINFLCKKGLVEQAIELLKQMLVNGCSPDLISYSTVIDGLGKAGKTEEALELLNVMISKGITPNAVIYSSMASALSREGRTDKVIQMFDRIQDATVRSDAVLYNAVISSLCKRWETDRAIDFFAYMVSSGCMPNESTYTILIRGLASEGLVREAQDLLSELCSRRAVRKHLVRHFGIV; from the coding sequence ATGGCAACGCAGCGTCCGCTATCCAGTGGCCTCCACGACGCGCTCGCTCTCACCACAGCTCCTCCTCCACCACGCCTGGCCATGCTCGCTCCGCCCAACTCGCAGATGCTCACCTCCTCGCTCCCGCCTCCCACCCTCCCGGCCCCAGGCTCCAAGCCTGCCACCAAGCCCAAACCCgccgcggccgcctccgtctccgccGCGGCCACGGCCCCCCTCGACGCAGGCGGGAGCGGCCGCCTGTCCGCGCTCATCCGCTCCCTCTGCGCCGCCGGCCGCACCGCCGACGCCGCGCGCGCGCTGGACACGGCCGGCGACGCGGCCGGCATCGTCGCCTACAACGCCATGGTCGCCGGGTACTGCCGCGCCGGCCAggtcgccgccgcgcgccgcctcgcGGCCGCCGTCCCGGTCCCGCCCAACGCCTACACCTACTTCCCCATCGTGCGCGGCCTCTGCGCGCGGGGACTGATCACCGACGCCCTCACGGTGCTCGACGAAATGTCCCTCAGGGGCTGCGCGGCCACCCCGCCCATGTCCCACGTCATCCTGGAGGCCGCGTGCAGGGGCGGCGGGTTCAGGAGCGCCGTGAGGGCTCTCGAGGCGCTGCATGCCAGGGGCTGCACGCTGGACTCCGGCAACTGCAACCTGGTCGTCAGCGCCATCTGCGAGCAAGGGTGCGTGGACGAGGGAGTGGAGCTGCTGAGGAAGCTGCCCTCCTTTGGCTGCGAGCCGGACATTGTTAGCTATAACGCGGTGCTCAAGGGCCTGTGTATGGCCAAGAGATGGGAGGACGTGGAGGAGCTCATGCACGAGATGGTTAGGGTGGATTGCCCGCCCAATGTCGCCACTTTCAATACCCTCATTGCTTATTTGTGCAGGAACGGGTTGTATGAGCAGGTGCATGAGGCCCTTTCGCAGATGTCACAGCATGGGTGCACACCGGACTTAAGGATGTACGCGACCATCATCGACGGGATTTGCAAGGACGGGCATCACGAGGTTGCAAACGATATTTTGAGCAGGATGCCTTCTTATGGTCTCAAGCCCAATGTTGTCTGCTACAACACTGTCTTGAAGGGTCTATGCAGTGCTGAGCGGTGGGAGGAAGCTGAGGACTTGCTTGCTGAGATGTTTCAGAAGGATTGCCCCCTTGATGACGTGACATTCAATATACTCGTCGATTTCTTCTGCCAAAATGGGTTGGTCGACAGGGCAATTGAACTTCTTGAGCAGATGTTGGAGTACGGTTGCATGCCGGATGTCATCACATACACTACGGTAATCAATGGCTTTTGCAAAGAAGGGCTTGTTGACGAAGCTGTCATGCTTTTAAAAAGTATGTCAACCTGTGGATGCAAGCCGAATACCATAAGCTATACTATTGTGTTGAAAGGTTTGTGCAGAGCCGAGCGGTGGGTAGATGCCGAGGAGCTCATCTCGCATATGATTCAACAAGGCTGTCTTCCGAATCCTGTTACATTCAACACGCTCATCAATTTTCTGTGCAAAAAGGGATTGGTGGAGCAGGCAATTGAACTTCTTAAGCAGATGTTAGTGAATGGGTGCAGTCCTGACCTTATTAGCTACAGCACAGTGATTGATGGACTTGGTAAAGCTGGTAAGACGGAGGAAGCATTGGAGCTGCTAAATGTTATGATCAGCAAAGGGATCACCCCAAATGCGGTAATTTATTCATCAATGGCATCTGCTCTGTCTAGAGAAGGTAGAACCGACAAGGTTATTCAGATGTTTGACAGGATCCAAGATGCCACAGTGAGGTCTGATGCAGTGCTTTACAATGCTGTCATTTCTTCGCTTTGCAAAAGATGGGAAACTGATCGTGCCATTGATTTTTTTGCCTACATGGTGTCAAGTGGGTGCATGCCCAACGAATCAACCTACACTATACTTATTAGAGGTTTAGCTAGTGAAGGATTGGTAAGGGAGGCACAAGATTTGTTGAGTGAACTGTGCTCAAGAAGAGCTGTAAGAAAGCACTTGGTGAGACATTTTGGTATTGTTTGA